The following proteins come from a genomic window of Triticum aestivum cultivar Chinese Spring chromosome 6A, IWGSC CS RefSeq v2.1, whole genome shotgun sequence:
- the LOC123127860 gene encoding kinesin-like protein KIN-7C: MGAIGGDESVQWDKMNGAEVVNGGGSGAGSLDRIQVLVRVRPLSDKEIARGEPAEWECINDTTIMFRSTFPDRPTAPTAYTFDRVFHSECSTKEVYQEGVKEVALSVVGGINSSVFAYGQTSSGKTFTMTGVTECTVADIYDYINKHEERAFVLKFSAIEIYNEVVRDLLSAENTPLRLWDDAEKGTYVENLTEVILRDWNHLKGLISVCEAQRKTGETFLNEKSSRSHQILKLTVESSAREFLGKDKSTTLVASVNFVDLAGSERASQAMSAGTRLKEGCHINKSLLSLGTVIRKLSMGSNAHVPYRDSKLTRILQPSLGGNARTAIICTLSPATSHIEQSRNTLFFGSCAKDVVTNAQVNVVMSDKTLVKHLQKEVARLESELRQPVSNSSLEAQVKEKDNQIRKMEKEIKELKSQRDLAQSRLQDLLQVVGDRDPKHQVSGKRSIRSPPSVGMPPSASRDDSSQISHDDSDHYKEVRCIEPNETRGNERLSLSAGESTSPQASNRNSSMRGNDSTASVNSRSLGETPITLEQHLENIRRPFITKDLGSSTRNPSSCRVIGRSRSCRSLTGSTLLDEMEMEDCTPVNRSLVIFPGRPEEYQRRGSALNYDAGSETLSRAGSEISTSKGASKTGDAEFTGIGEFVAELKEMAQVHYQKQSANGKSIGLDPIMDGLQSPSRWPLEFEKKQQEIIELWHACSISLVHRTYFFLLFKGESADSIYMEVELRRLSFLRDTYSRGSTPSNVTVGSLSSSPVASAKKLQREREMLARQMQKRLSVEERNHMYTKWSVSLDSKKRKLQVARRLWTESRDLEHVRESASLVAKLIGLQEPGQVLREMFGLSFAPQQPPARRSSNGWRYGIPSFG, from the exons ATGGGGGCGATTGGAGGCGACGAGTCCGTGCAGTGGGATAAGATGAATGGAGCTGAGGtggtgaacggtggtggaagcggCGCAGGAAGCCTGGATAGGATACAGGTGTTAGTGAGGGTGAGGCCGCTGAGTGACAAGGAGATTGCAAGGGGTGAGCCTGCGGAGTGGGAGTGCATCAATGACACCACCATCATGTTCCGGAGTACCTTCCCGGATCGACCCACGGCTCCAACCGCATACACATTTG ACAGGGTATTTCATTCCGAGTGCAGTACGAAAGAAGTCTACCAGGAAGGGGTTAAGGAAGTTGCCCTCTCTGTAGTTGGTGGCATTAACT CAAGTGTTTTTGCGTACGGGCAAACAAGTAGTGGGAAGACATTCACTATGACTGGAGTGACAGAATGCACAGTAGCAGATATATACGATTATATTAACAAG CATGAGGAAAGAGCATTTGTGTTGAAATTCTCAGCAATTGAAATATACAATGAAGTTGTTAGGGATCTTCTGAGTGCAGAAAATACTCCTCTTAGACTTTGGGATGATGCAGAG AAAGGCACCTACGTGGAGAATCTTACGGAGGTTATATTAAGGGATTGGAACCACCTCAAGGGACTTATTTCTGTTTGCGAAG CTCAAAGGAAAACCGGGGAGACCTTCTTAAATGAAAAAAGCTCCAGATCCCATCAAATACTTAAATTG ACTGTTGAAAGTTCTGCTCGTGAATTCTTAGGAAAGGACAAGTCAACCACCCTTGTGGCTAGTGTG AACTTTGTTGATCTGGCAGGAAGTGAGCGTGCATCTCAGGCTATGTCAGCTGGCACAAGGCTGAAAGAAGGTTGCCACATCAATAAAAGTTTGCTTTCCCTTGGCACCGTCATTAGGAAGCTAAG CATGGGGAGTAATGCACACGTACCGTATAGAGATTCCAAGCTTACACGCATATTACAACCTTCTTTGGGAGGCAATGCAAGAACCGCGATTATTTGTACACTCAGCCCTGCAACAAGTCACATTGAGCAATCAAGGAATACACTGTTTTTCGGGAGTTGTGCAAAGGACGTAGTTACAAATGCTCAGGTTAATGTGGTCATGTCTGATAAAACACTAGTTAAGCATTTGCAAAAGGAAGTTGCTAGACTGGAGAGTGAGTTGCGGCAGCCAGTTTCGAACTCTAGTCTGGAAGCACAGGTGAAGGAAAAGGACAACCAAATCAGAAAG atggagaaagaaataaaagaacTGAAGTCGCAACGTGATTTGGCTCAGTCCAGGTTGCAGGATTTGCTGCAAGTTGTTGGTGATCGTGACCCAAAGCACCAG GTCTCAGGAAAGCGTTCAATCAGAAGTCCCCCGTCTGTTGGAATGCCCCCAAGCGCTAGCAGAGATGACAGTTCTCAGATCTCTCATGATGATTCAGATCATTACAAGGAAGTGCGATGTATTGAGCCAAATGAAACGAGAGGAAATGAACGTTTGTCTTTGTCAGCTGGTGAAAGTACCAGCCCACAAGCTTCAAATAGGAATTCTAGCATGCGTGGTAATGATTCAACAGCTTCAGTGAATTCAAGGAGTCTTGGTGAAACTCCTATTACCTTGGAGCAACATTTGGAGAACATCAGAAGGCCTTTTATCACTAAAGATCTAGGATCTTCAACACGTAACCCATCAAGTTGTAGAGTAATTGGTAGAAGCAGGAGCTGTAGATCACTAACAGGGTCTACTTTACTTGATGAGATGGAGATGGAGGATTGCACACCAGTAAACAGAAGTTTGGTAATCTTCCCAGGAAGACCTGAAGAGTACCAGAGAAGAGGATCTGCATTAAACTACGATGCAGGGAGTGAGACTCTTTCAAGGGCAGGATCTGAAATTAGCACTTCAAAGGGAGCTAGCAAGACAGGTGATGCAGAATTTACTGGTATAGGTGAATTTGTTGCTGAACTTAAGGAGATGGCTCAGGTTCATTATCAGAAACAG AGTGCAAATGGGAAGAGCATCGGATTAGACCCAATCATGGATGGTTTGCAATCACCTTCGCGATGGCCATTGGAATTCGAGAAGAAACAGCAGGAGATCATTGAGCTTTGGCATGCTTGCAGCATTTCCTTGGTCCACAGGACATACTTTTTCCTGCTGTTCAAAGGAGAATCTGCCGACTCGATTTACATGGAAGTGGAGCTTCGAAGGCTATCGTTCCTCAGAGACACCTACTCCAGGGGAAGCACCCCCAGCAATGTGACCGTAGGCAGCCTCAGCTCTTCCCCCGTCGCGAG CGCCAAGAAGCTGCAGCGCGAGAGGGAGATGCTGGCGAGGCAGATGCAGAAGCGGCTGTCCGTGGAGGAGAGGAACCACATGTACACCAAATGGAGCGTGTCGCTGGACTCCAAGAAGAGGAAGCTGCAGGTGGCTCGCCGGCTGTGGACAGAGAGCAGGGACCTGGAGCACGTGAGGGAGAGCGCGTCCTTGGTGGCCAAGCTGATCGGGCTCCAGGAGCCCGGGCAGGTCCTGAGGgagatgttcgggctcagcttcGCGCCGCAGCAGCCCCCCGCCCGGCGGTCCTCCAACGGCTGGAGATACGGGATCCCCTCGTTTGGCTGA